The Microbacterium sp. Nx66 genome contains a region encoding:
- a CDS encoding dipeptide/oligopeptide/nickel ABC transporter permease/ATP-binding protein, whose product MMAPTRNAWSAIVRSPLGATALVLMVLVALTAILGPVIWGPQAEQVDPTAVTQGPSAAHLLGTDTLGRDVLARVLVATRLSVVLAVIAVLIGVIAGSLLGMAPSVLPRWAGRPIAGFVNIAVAFPGLLLALFFAVIFGVGTTGSVLAIGLAMAPQFARLTQTLSAAIAGRDFIAAAQVAGVSRFRILFRHILPNIGEPLIVNATVAAGSALLAFAGLSFLGLGVQVPEYDWGRLLGEGLNRIYLNPAAALGPAVAVIIAGLAFNLLGETAAAALGGRSGRRRHRLPAVAQPAPGDAGTVPAQVDGDDVVLLVDDLRVSFPTPAGWVTPVRGVSFTVGRGEAIGVVGESGSGKSLTALAAARLIEQPGHVSAARLDFCGVPVLTTSERALRPLLGTSLAMVFQDPMTSFNPTRRIGAQLAEAASEHQDITRRAARERAVERLQSVRVPAAARRAHQYPHEFSGGMRQRAMIAMGLMNHPKLIIADEPTTALDVTVQRQVLQLLDRVRRDTDAAILLISHDIAVVSQTCDRVLVMYAGRIVEDLPAADLHSAARHPYTRALLEVVPELDTDRSLPLRTIPGRPPAPGAFPVGCAYADRCPLATAVCREKDPALVADDAGRRVACWHPVTATPAPVREEEAVR is encoded by the coding sequence ATGATGGCGCCCACCCGCAACGCCTGGTCGGCGATCGTCCGGTCCCCGCTCGGGGCCACCGCGCTCGTCCTCATGGTCCTCGTCGCGCTCACCGCGATCCTCGGGCCTGTCATCTGGGGCCCGCAGGCCGAGCAGGTCGACCCGACCGCCGTCACCCAGGGCCCCAGCGCCGCCCATCTGCTGGGCACCGACACTCTCGGTCGCGACGTGCTGGCGCGGGTGCTGGTGGCCACCCGCCTCTCCGTGGTCCTCGCCGTCATCGCCGTCCTCATCGGCGTGATCGCGGGATCGCTGCTCGGCATGGCCCCCTCGGTCCTCCCGCGGTGGGCCGGACGCCCGATCGCCGGTTTCGTGAACATCGCCGTCGCCTTCCCCGGGCTCCTGCTCGCGCTCTTCTTCGCCGTGATCTTCGGCGTCGGCACCACCGGATCCGTGCTCGCGATCGGACTGGCCATGGCACCGCAGTTCGCGCGTCTGACCCAGACCCTGTCCGCGGCGATCGCCGGACGTGACTTCATCGCGGCGGCCCAGGTCGCCGGCGTCTCCCGATTCCGCATCCTGTTCCGGCACATCCTGCCGAACATCGGCGAACCGCTCATCGTCAATGCGACCGTGGCCGCGGGGTCCGCGCTGCTCGCGTTCGCCGGTCTGTCCTTCCTCGGGCTCGGCGTGCAGGTACCGGAGTACGACTGGGGCCGCCTGCTCGGCGAGGGCCTGAACCGCATCTACCTCAACCCCGCGGCGGCGCTCGGTCCCGCCGTGGCCGTGATCATCGCCGGACTCGCCTTCAATCTCCTGGGCGAGACCGCCGCCGCGGCGCTGGGCGGACGCTCCGGACGCCGCCGCCACCGGCTTCCCGCCGTCGCGCAGCCCGCCCCGGGCGACGCCGGCACCGTGCCCGCGCAGGTCGACGGCGACGACGTGGTGCTCCTCGTCGACGACCTGCGCGTCTCCTTCCCCACGCCTGCCGGCTGGGTCACGCCCGTCCGCGGGGTGTCCTTCACCGTCGGCCGGGGTGAGGCGATCGGCGTGGTCGGAGAGTCCGGCTCGGGGAAGAGCCTCACGGCGCTCGCTGCGGCTCGGCTCATCGAACAGCCGGGACACGTGTCCGCCGCCCGCCTCGACTTCTGCGGCGTCCCGGTGCTCACCACGTCGGAACGGGCGCTGCGACCGTTGCTGGGGACCTCGCTGGCGATGGTGTTCCAGGATCCGATGACGTCGTTCAACCCGACCCGCCGGATCGGCGCGCAGCTCGCCGAAGCCGCGTCCGAGCACCAGGACATCACCCGCCGGGCCGCCAGGGAGCGCGCGGTCGAGCGCCTGCAGTCCGTACGGGTGCCTGCTGCGGCCCGCCGCGCCCACCAGTACCCGCATGAGTTCTCCGGCGGGATGCGGCAGCGCGCCATGATCGCGATGGGGCTGATGAACCACCCCAAGCTCATCATCGCCGACGAGCCGACGACAGCCCTCGACGTCACCGTGCAGCGGCAGGTGCTGCAGCTGCTCGACCGCGTGCGCCGGGACACCGACGCGGCCATCCTCCTCATCAGCCACGACATCGCCGTCGTCTCCCAGACCTGCGACCGCGTGCTCGTGATGTATGCCGGCCGCATCGTGGAGGACCTCCCCGCCGCCGACCTGCACAGCGCCGCACGGCACCCGTACACGCGTGCGCTGCTGGAGGTCGTCCCCGAGCTCGACACCGACCGGTCCCTGCCGCTGCGGACGATCCCCGGACGCCCACCGGCGCCGGGCGCCTTCCCCGTCGGCTGCGCCTACGCCGACCGCTGCCCGCTCGCGACCGCCGTCTGCCGCGAGAAGGACCCAGCGCTCGTCGCCGACGACGCCGGGCGCCGCGTGGCCTGCTGGCACCCCGTGACGGCGACGCCCGCGCCGGTCCGTGAAGAGGAGGCCGTCCGATGA
- a CDS encoding ABC transporter ATP-binding protein, with protein MSALRFEHVSVRYGSHRSGLTAVDDATLTVPSGSVVGLVGESGSGKSTLARAAIGLAPISEGAITLDGADVRSFRRRRPIQMVFQDPFSSLDPRMTIGESIAEALPRDLRGGRARRAEVARLLDLVSLDADRAEALPAALSGGQRQRIALARALAARPEVVIADEITSALDVSVQGSVLNLVRELRAELDLTMLFISHNLSVVRYLSDHIAVMYLGRIVEVGPTARVLADPQHPYTRELLQAAPTRHGDLLAVDPVAPVAVEPADPHAPPSGCRFHPRCPIGPVARPDRQICVLSEPMRPTGPVGAACHFAGSVPPPQSAVLLSVTATTPPATAADTLN; from the coding sequence ATGAGCGCACTGCGCTTCGAGCACGTGAGCGTGCGGTACGGATCGCACCGGTCCGGGCTGACGGCCGTGGACGATGCGACGCTGACCGTGCCCTCCGGTTCCGTCGTGGGCCTGGTCGGCGAATCGGGCTCGGGCAAGTCGACCCTCGCGCGCGCCGCCATCGGCCTCGCCCCGATCAGCGAGGGCGCCATCACGCTCGACGGCGCGGACGTGCGCTCCTTCCGTCGCCGTCGCCCCATCCAGATGGTGTTCCAGGACCCGTTCTCCTCGCTCGACCCGCGGATGACCATCGGCGAGTCGATCGCCGAAGCGCTCCCCCGCGACCTGCGCGGGGGCCGAGCCCGCCGCGCCGAGGTCGCCCGCCTGCTCGACCTCGTGAGCCTCGACGCCGACCGGGCCGAGGCCCTCCCCGCCGCCCTCTCCGGCGGGCAGCGGCAGCGGATCGCGCTCGCCAGGGCTCTGGCGGCCCGCCCCGAGGTCGTCATCGCCGACGAGATCACCTCGGCTCTCGACGTCTCCGTGCAGGGCTCCGTGCTCAACCTCGTCCGGGAGCTGCGGGCCGAGCTCGATCTGACGATGCTCTTCATCTCGCACAACCTCTCCGTCGTCCGCTACCTCAGCGACCACATCGCGGTCATGTACCTCGGGCGGATCGTCGAGGTCGGCCCCACCGCGCGGGTGCTCGCAGATCCGCAGCATCCCTACACGCGGGAGCTCCTGCAGGCGGCACCCACCCGCCACGGCGACCTGCTGGCGGTCGACCCGGTCGCTCCGGTCGCCGTGGAACCCGCCGACCCGCACGCGCCGCCCTCCGGCTGCCGCTTCCACCCGCGGTGCCCCATCGGTCCCGTCGCCCGGCCCGACCGGCAGATCTGCGTGCTCTCCGAGCCGATGCGCCCCACCGGACCGGTCGGAGCCGCCTGCCATTTCGCCGGATCTGTGCCGCCGCCCCAAAGCGCGGTCCTGCTTTCGGTCACCGCCACAACACCGCCGGCGACCGCAGCCGACACGCTGAACTGA
- a CDS encoding serine hydrolase: protein MTRVTVDDLLALPTPEQPALSPDASRIVYALRGIDREADRETRALWQVAATGGTPVPLTRGTADSTPVWSPDGTQLAFLRAEDGPAQVWLLPAAGGEARALTTLPLGAGAPTWSPDGTRVAFTAPVDTAALPGDDRDALLARRSAPSATDRLGYKADGAGVLGTLVQQLHVVDVESGAVRVVTRGRSHASDPFWSPDGTLLAFSTADEEDADLTMRIPVFVTSATDPNRAPVRISAAGVQATAVGWTPDGRHVVAAGRLDTEIGNADLLLFPADGDGAPRNLTASADRNVMPGGPGYPGGMPQFAADGRLVFCLRDNGSSHVYAVSPEGGEPEPLLAGTANVSGLSVAGTAAAVVLATPDSFGDVALLDLSDGTTTVRAEYGVPDLDLLPAEERRFTISDGTVVTGWLRRDPATEGPLPLLLDVHGGPHNAWNGAADLIHPYHQILAQRGWAILTINPRGSDGYGDAFFSAVSGGWGVEDAKDFLEPIDQLVAEGLADPARLAVTGYSYGGFMTCFLTSRDDRFAAAVAGGVVTDLLSMGGTSDFGHHLSAKENGGLPWRDREKIAAQSPYTHVDRVQTPTLILQGAADDRCPVGQAEQWFTALRERGVPTRLVLYPGGSHLFLLSGPPSHRADYSQRVVDWVEQYAPAAGKPIRPRLDARHWQQRLSTLAAAHKVPGATLGILRLGEEPVYAHHGILNVRTGIETTDDSLFQIGSMGKVWTASALMRLVDEGRLDLDTPVVEYVPEFASSDPEVTRTVTMRHLLSHTSGIDGDVFTDTGRGDDTLEKYVAHLDGVAQNHPLGATMSYCNAGFVLAGRVIEKITGTTWDQAMRDLLYEPLGLTHSCTLPEEAVMFRTATGHTEIGDDGPVLAPAWMLPRSMGPAGLINSTTADVLAFARMHLENGLAADGTRVLSEESVRRMQQHEVDVPDPYSLGDSWGLGWILFDWDGRKLIGHDGNTIGQSSFLRILLDEQIAVTLLTNGGNTRDLYDEIFDEIFAELADLHLPTGLTPPAEPYVDDFSAFEGVYDRSGVRTEIFRDEEGLRMRTTLNGPLAALLPDPVEEHALVPVRRNEFVMRAEGEQAWHPVVFYSLPTGEQYLHHGVRAAPKVS, encoded by the coding sequence ATGACCCGCGTCACCGTCGACGACCTGCTGGCCCTCCCCACCCCGGAGCAGCCGGCGCTCTCCCCCGACGCCAGCCGCATCGTGTATGCGCTGCGCGGCATCGACCGCGAGGCCGACCGCGAGACCCGCGCGCTCTGGCAGGTCGCCGCCACCGGTGGCACCCCGGTCCCGCTCACCCGCGGCACGGCCGATTCGACCCCGGTCTGGAGCCCGGACGGCACGCAGCTCGCCTTCCTCCGCGCCGAGGACGGCCCGGCGCAGGTCTGGCTCCTGCCCGCCGCGGGCGGCGAGGCCCGGGCCCTCACGACCCTGCCGCTGGGTGCCGGAGCCCCGACATGGAGTCCTGACGGCACCCGCGTCGCCTTCACCGCCCCCGTCGACACCGCAGCGCTGCCCGGCGACGACCGCGACGCCCTGCTCGCCCGCCGCTCCGCCCCCTCCGCGACCGACCGGCTCGGCTACAAGGCCGACGGGGCCGGCGTGCTGGGGACGCTCGTGCAGCAGCTCCACGTCGTCGACGTCGAATCGGGCGCCGTCAGGGTCGTCACCCGGGGCCGCTCGCACGCCTCCGACCCCTTCTGGTCGCCGGACGGCACGCTCCTCGCCTTCTCGACTGCGGACGAGGAGGACGCCGACCTCACGATGCGCATCCCGGTCTTCGTCACGTCCGCCACCGATCCGAACCGGGCCCCCGTGCGCATCAGCGCCGCCGGCGTGCAGGCCACCGCGGTCGGCTGGACGCCCGACGGACGACACGTGGTCGCGGCGGGCCGGCTGGACACCGAGATCGGCAACGCCGACCTCCTGCTCTTCCCTGCGGACGGCGACGGTGCGCCGCGGAACCTCACCGCGTCGGCGGACCGCAACGTCATGCCCGGCGGCCCCGGCTACCCCGGAGGCATGCCGCAGTTCGCGGCGGATGGGCGCCTCGTCTTCTGCCTCCGCGACAACGGCTCCTCGCACGTGTACGCCGTCTCCCCCGAGGGCGGAGAGCCGGAGCCGCTGCTCGCCGGGACCGCGAACGTCTCCGGGCTGTCCGTCGCCGGCACGGCGGCGGCGGTGGTGCTCGCCACCCCCGACTCCTTCGGCGACGTCGCCCTGCTCGACCTCTCCGACGGCACGACCACCGTGCGCGCGGAGTACGGCGTCCCCGACCTCGACCTCCTTCCGGCGGAGGAGCGCCGGTTCACGATCTCGGACGGTACCGTGGTCACCGGCTGGCTGCGCCGCGACCCTGCGACCGAGGGTCCGCTGCCGCTGCTCCTCGACGTCCACGGCGGCCCGCACAACGCCTGGAACGGGGCCGCCGACCTCATCCACCCGTACCATCAGATCCTCGCGCAGCGCGGCTGGGCGATCCTCACGATCAATCCCCGCGGCAGCGACGGTTACGGCGACGCGTTCTTCTCGGCGGTCTCCGGCGGCTGGGGCGTCGAAGACGCGAAGGACTTCCTGGAGCCGATCGACCAGCTCGTCGCGGAAGGCCTGGCCGACCCGGCGCGCCTTGCCGTGACCGGCTACAGCTACGGCGGGTTCATGACCTGCTTCCTCACCTCGCGCGACGACCGCTTCGCGGCGGCCGTCGCCGGCGGCGTCGTCACCGATCTGCTGTCGATGGGCGGCACGTCGGACTTCGGACACCATCTCTCCGCCAAGGAGAACGGCGGCCTGCCCTGGCGCGACCGCGAGAAGATCGCCGCGCAGTCGCCCTACACCCACGTGGACCGGGTGCAGACACCCACGCTGATCCTGCAGGGTGCCGCCGACGACCGCTGCCCTGTGGGTCAGGCCGAGCAGTGGTTCACGGCGCTCCGCGAACGCGGCGTCCCGACGCGGCTGGTGCTGTACCCCGGGGGATCCCACCTGTTCCTCCTGTCCGGGCCGCCCTCCCATCGGGCCGACTACTCGCAGCGGGTCGTCGACTGGGTCGAGCAGTACGCCCCTGCGGCGGGGAAGCCCATCCGTCCGCGGCTTGACGCCCGGCACTGGCAGCAGCGGCTGAGCACGCTGGCCGCCGCGCACAAGGTCCCCGGCGCCACCCTCGGCATCCTCCGGCTGGGCGAGGAGCCCGTCTACGCCCACCACGGCATCCTGAACGTGCGCACGGGCATCGAGACCACCGACGACTCGCTCTTCCAGATCGGCTCGATGGGGAAGGTGTGGACGGCGTCCGCCCTGATGCGGCTCGTCGACGAGGGCCGACTCGATCTCGACACCCCGGTCGTGGAGTACGTGCCGGAATTCGCCTCCTCCGACCCGGAGGTCACCCGGACGGTCACCATGCGGCACCTTCTCAGCCACACCAGCGGCATCGACGGCGACGTGTTCACCGACACCGGCCGCGGCGACGACACCCTGGAGAAGTACGTCGCGCATCTGGACGGCGTCGCGCAGAACCACCCCCTCGGCGCCACGATGTCGTATTGCAACGCGGGCTTCGTCCTCGCCGGACGCGTGATCGAGAAGATCACCGGCACGACGTGGGACCAGGCCATGCGCGACCTGCTCTACGAGCCCCTCGGCCTCACCCACTCCTGCACGCTGCCGGAGGAGGCGGTCATGTTCCGCACCGCCACCGGGCACACCGAGATCGGCGACGACGGCCCCGTGCTCGCTCCGGCGTGGATGCTGCCGCGGTCGATGGGTCCGGCCGGGTTGATCAACTCCACCACCGCCGACGTGCTCGCCTTCGCCCGCATGCACCTGGAGAACGGTCTCGCCGCCGACGGCACGCGGGTGCTGTCCGAGGAGAGCGTGCGCCGGATGCAGCAGCACGAGGTCGATGTCCCCGACCCCTACTCCCTCGGCGACAGCTGGGGCCTCGGCTGGATCCTCTTCGACTGGGACGGGCGCAAGCTCATCGGCCACGACGGCAACACCATCGGGCAGTCGTCGTTCCTGCGGATCCTCCTGGACGAGCAGATCGCGGTCACGCTGCTGACCAACGGCGGCAACACCCGCGACCTGTACGACGAGATCTTCGACGAGATCTTCGCCGAGCTCGCCGACCTCCACCTGCCCACCGGTCTCACCCCGCCCGCGGAACCGTACGTCGACGACTTCTCCGCCTTCGAGGGCGTCTACGACCGCTCCGGCGTCCGCACCGAGATCTTCCGCGACGAGGAGGGGCTGCGCATGCGCACCACGCTGAACGGCCCGCTGGCCGCGCTGCTGCCCGATCCGGTGGAGGAGCACGCCCTCGTGCCCGTGCGCCGGAACGAGTTCGTGATGCGCGCGGAGGGCGAGCAGGCGTGGCATCCCGTCGTCTTCTACTCGCTGCCCACCGGCGAACAGTACCTGCACCACGGCGTCCGTGCCGCACCGAAGGTCTCGTGA
- a CDS encoding M20/M25/M40 family metallo-hydrolase has protein sequence MPVQAAADLAVVLADIDTLLACESPSDDRAAVARSADVVAALGERLLGVAPERIVIDGRTHLRWRFGRGPAAVLVLGHHDTVWPLGSRDRLPSGIADGVLRGPGCFDMKTGVVMALHAVAALDDRSGVTILLTGDEELGSPSSRQLIEDEARGCRAAFVLEAAAEGGHLKTARKGVSLYRVHVTGRAAHAGLEPERGVNAGIAAAHLLLAAAALGDPARGTSVTPTLLAAGTTTNTVPATAEFAVDVRAWTVAEQERVDAALRALTPRLAGATVRIEGGPNRPPLEAALSAELFARASAIAASAGLTPFDGVAVGGASDGNFTAGIGVPTLDGLGAVGGGAHADDEHVIVALIPERLLLLERLLQEQRSEASTPGEGR, from the coding sequence ATGCCGGTGCAGGCGGCCGCCGACCTCGCGGTGGTCCTGGCCGACATCGACACCCTGCTCGCATGCGAGTCGCCGTCGGACGACCGCGCCGCGGTGGCCCGGAGCGCCGACGTCGTGGCCGCGCTCGGCGAACGGCTCCTGGGGGTCGCACCCGAGCGGATCGTGATCGACGGGCGCACGCACCTGCGGTGGCGCTTCGGCCGGGGACCGGCCGCGGTCCTGGTGCTCGGACACCACGACACGGTCTGGCCGCTCGGCTCCCGCGATCGGTTGCCGTCCGGGATCGCCGACGGCGTGCTGCGCGGACCGGGGTGCTTCGACATGAAGACCGGCGTCGTGATGGCGCTGCACGCGGTGGCGGCGCTGGACGACCGCTCCGGGGTGACCATCCTGCTCACGGGCGACGAAGAGCTCGGATCGCCGAGTTCCCGGCAGCTCATCGAGGACGAGGCGCGCGGATGCCGCGCGGCCTTCGTGCTGGAGGCCGCCGCGGAGGGCGGCCATCTGAAGACCGCGCGCAAGGGCGTCTCCCTGTACCGGGTGCACGTCACGGGACGAGCGGCGCATGCGGGGCTGGAGCCGGAACGCGGCGTCAACGCCGGGATCGCGGCGGCGCATCTGCTCCTCGCGGCCGCAGCGCTCGGTGACCCCGCGCGGGGCACGAGCGTGACGCCGACACTGTTGGCAGCGGGGACCACGACGAACACCGTGCCCGCCACGGCGGAGTTCGCGGTGGACGTCCGCGCCTGGACCGTCGCCGAGCAGGAGCGCGTGGACGCCGCGCTGCGTGCGCTGACGCCGCGGCTGGCCGGCGCGACCGTGCGGATCGAGGGCGGCCCGAACCGCCCGCCGCTGGAGGCGGCGCTCTCCGCCGAGCTGTTCGCGCGCGCATCCGCCATCGCGGCGAGCGCCGGGCTGACGCCGTTCGACGGTGTGGCGGTCGGCGGAGCCTCGGACGGCAACTTCACCGCCGGCATCGGCGTCCCGACGCTCGACGGGCTCGGCGCCGTGGGCGGCGGGGCGCACGCCGACGACGAGCACGTGATCGTCGCGCTGATCCCGGAGCGGCTCCTGCTCCTGGAACGGCTGCTGCAGGAGCAGCGGTCCGAGGCGTCGACACCGGGGGAAGGGCGATGA
- a CDS encoding GNAT family N-acetyltransferase, with amino-acid sequence MAETDTGTGAIAAAAASASAAASAAGVSIRLLDDVEDFTRVSELFQSIWTKQGEASPVNVETLRALSKAGSYVGGAFDGHELVGACFGFFASPGRRALHSHIAGVSGRMRGRSVGFALKVHQRAWALSEGLEEISWTFDPLISRNAHFNLVKLAAEPTSYHRNFYGHMADALNGADDTDRMLVTWYLHDPRVVAAAGGAPGAPDPSAADAVPLLSVGDDLAPLLTPTDARLVRVALPRDIEALRLRDPDRATRWRLALRATLGDLLDARGRVLSFDRSGAYTIDRGEQG; translated from the coding sequence ATGGCGGAGACCGACACCGGCACGGGCGCGATCGCCGCTGCCGCCGCGAGTGCCTCTGCCGCCGCGAGCGCGGCGGGAGTCTCGATCCGGCTCCTCGACGACGTCGAGGACTTCACCCGCGTCTCTGAGCTCTTCCAGAGCATCTGGACGAAGCAGGGCGAAGCCTCCCCCGTCAACGTCGAGACGCTGCGCGCGCTGTCGAAGGCCGGAAGCTACGTCGGCGGCGCGTTCGACGGGCACGAACTCGTCGGCGCCTGCTTCGGGTTCTTCGCCTCGCCCGGTCGGCGCGCCCTGCACAGCCACATCGCCGGGGTGTCCGGACGGATGCGGGGACGCAGCGTGGGTTTCGCGCTCAAGGTGCACCAGCGCGCCTGGGCGCTGTCCGAGGGGCTCGAGGAGATCTCCTGGACTTTCGACCCTCTCATCAGCCGCAACGCGCACTTCAACCTCGTGAAGCTCGCGGCCGAGCCCACCTCGTACCATCGCAACTTCTACGGGCACATGGCGGACGCGCTCAACGGTGCGGACGACACGGATCGCATGCTCGTCACCTGGTACCTGCACGATCCGCGGGTGGTGGCCGCGGCCGGGGGTGCCCCCGGGGCGCCGGATCCGTCTGCGGCGGACGCGGTGCCGCTGCTGTCCGTCGGCGACGACCTCGCCCCGCTGCTCACCCCCACCGACGCCCGTCTGGTCCGCGTCGCCCTCCCCCGCGACATCGAGGCGCTCCGGCTCCGTGACCCTGATCGTGCGACGCGGTGGCGGCTCGCCCTGCGTGCCACGCTCGGCGATCTGCTCGACGCCCGGGGACGCGTGCTCTCGTTCGACCGATCGGGGGCCTACACCATCGACAGAGGAGAACAGGGATGA
- the menC gene encoding o-succinylbenzoate synthase, with protein sequence MKLTGFELRVIEMPLVSPFRTSFGVQTVREALLVRAVSDEAEGWGEGVAMNDPLYSSEYVEASVDVITRFLLPALAGVRDLDAAGVAPALAPFKGHRMSKAAVELAVLDAELRATGVPLSRELGAVRDRVDCGVSVGIMDSIPELLDAVAGYLDEGYVRIKLKIEPGWDIEPVRAVRERFGDDVLLQVDANTAYHRGDARHLARLDPFDLLLIEQPLDEEDLLGHAQLAKSMTTPICLDESIVSARAAADAIALGACSIVNIKPGRVGGYLEARRIHDVCAANDIPVWCGGMLETGIGRAANVALAALPGFTLPGDTSGSGRYYSRDITDPFVVEDGTLTVPTGPGIGVTPHQDALDDVTVRTEWITF encoded by the coding sequence ATGAAGCTCACCGGATTCGAGCTGCGCGTGATCGAGATGCCGCTGGTGTCGCCGTTCCGCACGTCGTTCGGCGTCCAGACCGTGCGGGAGGCGCTGCTCGTGCGCGCCGTGTCCGACGAGGCGGAGGGCTGGGGCGAGGGCGTGGCGATGAACGACCCGCTCTACTCCTCGGAGTACGTCGAGGCGAGCGTCGACGTCATCACCCGCTTCCTCCTCCCCGCCCTGGCCGGAGTGCGCGACCTCGATGCGGCCGGCGTCGCCCCGGCACTCGCACCGTTCAAGGGCCACCGCATGTCGAAGGCCGCGGTGGAGCTGGCTGTGCTCGATGCCGAGCTGCGCGCGACGGGAGTGCCGTTGTCGCGCGAGCTCGGCGCCGTCCGCGACCGTGTCGACTGCGGGGTCTCGGTCGGCATCATGGACTCGATCCCGGAACTGCTCGACGCGGTCGCCGGGTACCTCGACGAGGGGTACGTGCGCATCAAGCTGAAGATCGAACCGGGCTGGGACATCGAGCCCGTGCGTGCGGTACGCGAGCGCTTCGGCGACGACGTGCTGCTGCAGGTCGACGCGAACACCGCGTACCACCGCGGCGACGCCCGCCATCTCGCGCGGCTCGACCCCTTCGACCTGCTCCTCATCGAACAGCCCCTGGACGAGGAGGACCTGCTCGGCCACGCCCAGTTGGCGAAGAGCATGACCACGCCGATCTGTCTCGACGAGTCCATCGTGTCCGCGCGGGCCGCGGCCGACGCCATCGCGCTCGGAGCCTGCTCGATCGTCAACATCAAGCCGGGACGGGTCGGGGGCTACCTCGAGGCCCGCCGCATCCATGACGTCTGCGCGGCCAACGACATCCCGGTGTGGTGCGGCGGCATGCTCGAGACGGGCATCGGACGAGCGGCGAACGTGGCTCTCGCGGCGCTGCCGGGCTTCACCCTCCCCGGGGACACGTCGGGCTCCGGCCGCTACTACTCTCGCGACATCACCGACCCGTTCGTCGTCGAGGACGGCACGCTCACGGTGCCCACGGGGCCCGGGATCGGCGTGACCCCGCACCAGGACGCCCTCGATGACGTCACCGTGCGCACGGAGTGGATCACCTTCTAG